CCCGACGGGTACGACACCCCGTAGGGCCCGTCGGTGTGGAAGAGCCGCACGGCGTCCCCCTCCGGCAGGAACGGCTCCTTGATGCTGGCGCTCGGTGCGGCGCGGTCGGTCCAGAGCTTCAGCGGACCGATGGTGAGGTAGGTGAGCACGAAGGCGGCAATCGGTGGCAGCACCGGACGGACCGAGTGGAGCCGGATCCCCACCAGCACGCCGACCCCGGCGGCCAGCAGGGTCAGCGGGGTGCCCTGGCCGAGGTAGTTCAGCACCCGCGCCGTCCAGTAGGCGGCGGTCGGCCGGTGCGTGTCGGCCCAGTCGGCGACCGCCCGGTCCAGGCCGAGCAGGTGACCGGTGGTGAGCAGGACGGTCAGCGCGACGAGGGCGGCCAGCAGCAGCGCGTCCCACCGCCAACCGGCCGGTCGGACGGGGCGCAGCCGCAGCTTCTCACGTACCCCCGAGGTCTGGCGCACGCGACCACGCTACCGGCCGCCCGCGGTGCCGGACCCGCGCGGGCGTCGGTCGCTGTGTGCCGGCCCACGAAGGGAAGCGCTCCGGCGGGGTGAGCCTGCACACTTGTCCCCGTGCGGATCACCTCGGCTCTCGTCGACCCGGCGCTGCTCGACCTCCCCTGGTCGACCCCGCTGGAGGAGTGGCCTGACCAGCACCTGGTCGCGCTGCCGCAGGGCATCTCGCGGCACATCGTGCGCTTCGTCCGCCTCGGCGACTACGTGTACGCGTTCAAGGAGACCCGCGAGCGGATCGCCGAGCGGGAGTACGACCTGCTGCGGGCGCTGGAGCGGATCGACTTCCCGTCGGTCGAGGCGGTGGCGGTCGTCGCCGACCGGCGGACCGACGACGGGGAGCCGCTCGAGTCGGTGCTGATCACCCGGCACCTGCAGTTCTCGCTGCCCTACCGGGCGCTCTTCTCCAACACGCTCCGGCCGGAGACGATGAACCGGCTGCTGGACGCGCTCGCCGCGCTGATCGTACGGATGCACCTGACCGGCTTCTTCTGGGGCGACTGCTCGCTGTCGAACACGCTGTTCCGCCGGGACGCGGGC
This genomic interval from Micromonospora sp. CCTCC AA 2012012 contains the following:
- a CDS encoding phosphatase PAP2 family protein; the encoded protein is MRLRPVRPAGWRWDALLLAALVALTVLLTTGHLLGLDRAVADWADTHRPTAAYWTARVLNYLGQGTPLTLLAAGVGVLVGIRLHSVRPVLPPIAAFVLTYLTIGPLKLWTDRAAPSASIKEPFLPEGDAVRLFHTDGPYGVSYPSGHVANSIVWYGVLALLLAPLLRTFGRTVPPRLVTLVRVLPPVVVLCTTTYLGWHWLTDSLAGLLLGLLLDRILHRVPWDDLPLPGRLRDWDRPFISYP